The genomic stretch ACAAGTGGAGCGTCGTCATCCAGGGTTGCCATCGGATAGCGCCGCGGAAATTAAAAAAAGAAGGAAAGCTATAGCATCATCGGATAGTGAGCTTGAAAGCCTTACTTATCCGGATAAACCAACAAAAGCAACTAAGAAAAAAGTGGCGAAAGCGTCAGTTACGGATACTTCTGAAAGTGACTTAGATTCTAGCATGCAGTCAGCGGATGAGTCTACACCACAACCTTTAAAAGCAAATCAACAACCATTTTTCCCTAAAGTATTTAAAAAAATAAAAGATGCGGGTAAATGGGTACGTGATAAAATCGACGAAAATCCCGAAGTGAAGAAAGCAATTGTTGATAAAAGTGCAGGGTTAATTGACCAATTATTAACTAAGAAGAAAAATGAAGAGGTAAATGCTTCGGACTTTCCACCACCACCTACGGATGAAGAGTTAAGACTTGCTTTGCCAGAGACACCGATGCTTCTTGGTTTTAATGCTCCTGCTACATCGGAACCGAGCTCATTCGAATTTCCACCACCACCTACGGATGAAGAGTTAAGACTTGCTTTGCCAGAGACGCCAATGCTTCTTGGTTTTAATGCTCCTGCTACATCGGAACCGAGCTCATTCGAATTTCCACCGCCTCCAACAGAAGATGAACTAGAAATTATGCGGGAAACAGCACCTTCGCTAGATTCTAGTTTTACAAGCGGGGATTTAGCTAGTTTGAGAAGTGCTATTAATCGCCATAGCCAAAATTTCTCTGATTTTCCACCAATGCCAACAGAAGAAGAGTTGAACGGGAGAGGTGGTATACCAACATCTGAAGAATTTAGTTCGCTGAATAGTGGCGATTTTACAGATGACGAAAACAGCGAGACAACAGAAGAAGAAATTGATCGCCTAGCTGATTTAAGAGATAGAGGAACAGGAAAACACTCAAGAAATGCGGGTTTTTTACCATTAAATCCGTTTACTAGCAGTCCGGTTCCTTCGTTAACTCCAAAGGTACCGAAAATAAGCGCGCCGGCTCTGATAACTGACATAACTAAAAAAGCACCATTTAAAAATCCGCCACAGCCATTAAATGTGTTTAACAAAAAAACTACAACGAAAACAGCGCCAAAAAAAATAACCCCTGTGAATACCGCGCCAAAGCTAGCAGCACTTCCTATCACGAAAGCGCAAGAAACTGAGCTTGGGGAAAATAAAGCACCATTTATAGAAAAACAAGCAGAGACAAACAATCGGCCAATTGATATGCCGAGCCTACCAGTAATCCAAAAAGAAGTTACAGAAAGAAATAAAGAGGAAATGAAACCGCAAACCGAGGAAAAAGTGGTAGGAGAAAGCGAACCAGCTAATAATGTGAACGGAAAAAAACGTTCTGCTGGCATTGAAGAAGGAAAATTAATTGCTAAAAGTGCAGAAGACGAAAAAGCAAAAGAAGAACCAGTGAACCATACGACGTTAATTCTTGCCATGTTAGCTATTGGCGTGTTCTCTTTAGGAGCGGTTATCAAAATCATTCAATTAAGAAAAAATAGTTGAAGACGCAGAATGAAAGAAAAAGTGAGGTGAGTGATGTGAAGTTCAAAAAAGTGGTTCTAGGTATGTGCTTGACCGCAAGTGTTCTAGTCTTTCCTGTAACGATAAAAGCAAGTGCCTGTTGTGATGAATATCTAAAGCCCCCCGCAGCTCCGCATGATATTGACAGCAAATTACCGCATAAACTTAGTTGGTCCGCGGATAATCCGACAAATACTGACGTAAATACGCACTATTGGCTTTTTAAACAAGCGGAAAAAATACTAGCTAAAGATGTAGATCATATGCGAGCTAATTTAATGAATGAACTTAAAAATTTCGACAAACAAATTGCTCAAGGAATATATGACGCGGATCATAAAAATCCATATTATGATACTAGTACGTTTTTATCTCATTTTTATAATCCTGATAAAGATAATACTTATTTGCCAGGTTTTGCTAATGCGAAAATAACAGGAGCCAAGTATTTTAATCAATCGGTGGCTGATTACCGAGAAGGGAAATTTGACACAGCATTTTATAAATTGGGCCTAGCAATCCATTATTATACGGATATTAGTCAACCTATGCACGCCAATAATTTTACCGCAATATCCTATCCACCAGGCTACCACTGTGCATATGAAAATTACGTAGATACCATTAAACACAATTATCAAGCAACAGAAGACATGGTAGTGAAAAGATTTTGCTCAAATGACGTGAAAGAATGGCTCTATGAAAATGCGAAAAGGGCGAAAGCGGACTATCCGAAAATAGTCAATGCGAAAACTAAAAAATCATACTTAGTAGGAAATTCCGAATGGAAAAAGGATACAGTGGAACCTACTGGAGCTAGACTAAGAGATTCACAGCAAACTTTGGCAGGCTTTTTAGAATTTTGGTCTAAAAAAACAAATGAATAACAATATTTAGGAATATATTCTTATCCACTCGTTAGCGGGTGGATATATTTTATGGGGAGGAAGTAAGCCGAATGTATATAAAAGGGGGGTTAATCTTTTTCTTTGTAATGTTTGTAATCGCGTTATGTTCCGTATTAATATTGCTGATAATAAAAATGAGCGTATGGAAAGAGGAACCATTTAATTTAAGTGATGCAAAGGAGATTGAGTGTCTTGGAAGTTGCAAAATAAAAAATACTAATCAAAAAATCCATTTCTTCTCCATAAAAAAGAATTTGTTTGAGGAAGAGGGCAATATGGCTGGAATTTTGAATGAACACGAGCGAAAAGGAGCTGATAAGTCCATTTTCATTGTAATTTTAGATGATGAAAAAGGGATTGCAAACGAAGAGTAAAGTTATGATTAGTTGTGACTTTTTCGTGTCAATCAAAAAAGTGTTGTGAGCAAATGTTCACAAAATATCTATTGTAATAGTGCAGTTTGTTAGGTACCCTTGAATAGAAAAAACAATGTAGGAGGAACATCTATGAAAATGCTTAAAAAGGGTACAACGGTTTTATTTGTAATGATTATGGCGGTTATGTTAGTCGCGTGTGGGGATAAAGAAGAAACGAAAACTTACTCACTTTCCCAAAATGGTGTTGATTCTAAATTAACATACACATATAAGGGAGACAAAGTTACTAAACAAACAGCTGAGAACACAATGTCATATGCTTCGCTAGGTGTTGCTTCAAAAGAAGACGCTGAAAAAATGCTTAAAGCAACAAGCGATAAATTCCAAGGTATTGATGGTTTAAAAGAAAAGATTGAATATAAAGATGATAAAGCTATTGAAACACTAGAAGTAGATTACACTAAAATCTCTTCGGAAGATATGAACAAAATCCCTGGTATGTCTTCAAACGGTGATACTTCTAAAGGGATTAGCATGGAGGAATCTGCAAAAATGCTAGAATCCCAAGGCTATAAAGAAGTTTCAAAATAAATTTGCAATAAAAAAAGAAGTATCCGATTCATTTGGATACTTCTTGTTTTATTCAATAATCTTGCGCTTCGATGACAACAGCTGTACCAGATGCAGTGACCATAAGCATTCCGTTATCAGCTCCAAGCACTTCATAATCAATGTCAACACCGATAACGGCATTTGCGCCAATATCTTTCGCACGTTGTTCCATTTCGCGAATTGCTTCCTCGCGAGCATTAATAAGTTCATCTTCATAGCCTTGCGAACGGCCCCCGAAGAAATTTCGAAGTCCAGCTCCAATATCTTTCATGAAGTTAACGCCGGTGATGACTTCGCCGAAAACGATTTTTTTATATTCGATAATTTGTTTACCTTCAATATTTGGTGAGGTTGTTACAATCATGAGTTATCCCTCCAGTTTTTCTTTTATCATACCTCTTACTACTTTTTCTAGTCAAAGGATATCCGGTTATTTCGTACGATTTCTCGCTTTTTCTATATAAGAAATAGCATCCGGAACTTTACACGCTGTATTTCCAAGGTTTACATGAACTTTCCCGACTGATTTCGCAGCTTCCATTGCTTTTTCGTGCAAATCGTCTTTGTAAATTCCACAAGTGATAATAAAACCGTTCATTGAATAGCGGGTTCTATTGGTTTCTGTTTGCAGCGTTTCTTTCGCGCGTTGAAGTAATGCCTCTGCTTCAGGCAAATTGTTAATATGTTCGCTATAAATCTGCCAGCCCATGGATTTAGTTAAATCATAATCACTTTCAATCCACGTTTTGGCGAAAAGGAGTGCATCATCACGTTTGCTTACAATCGATGCTAGTCCAAAAGTTAGTTGTGACCATGTTTCGCGAAAAATGATATTCCATTTTTCGATTTGTTCCGTGGTTATTTTGTCGGGATTAATCGCTAGCAAACCGAGATAAATCAAGTCACTATTATTTGATTCAATCAGCTCTACGGCGAGTTCGTGATTTTTTGTCAGTTTTTCTCGGCGAATAATTTTCTTTAAATCACCAATTTTTAGTCCGTAAAGATCTAATGAATCCGGACAGCCGTGATTACGAAAAATTTTAATCGTATTGGGGTTTTCTAAGGCTTGTAGCTCGGTATTAAGTTGGTCAAAAGTAATCGTACGCGTCACTCCTCTCGAATAAATTAAGTATAACAAAAAAAGCATGCGAAGGCGCATGCTTTTAGGATTTGAGAATATTAGTCGATTTGTTTCATTGCGTCGTCTAGAACTTTTTTAAGTGTATCTGCAGAGTTTTTCATTTGTTCTTTTTCTTTGTCGTTTAAATTCATTTCAACAATATGGCGAACGCCTTGACGGTTAACGACTGCGGGAGCGCCGATATAAATGTCGTTCATACCATAATGACCATCTAGATAAACAGAAAGTGGTAAGATCGCATTTTCGTTATTTAGAATTGCCTTTGTAATACGAGCTAGAGCTGCAGCAACACCGTAGAATGTAGCGCCTTTTTTATTAATAATTTCATAAGCTGCATCACGAACACTTACGAAAATAGTATCCATTGCACCTTGTTCATCTTCGCTAATCCATTCAGTGATTGGAAGACCGCCGACAGTTGTGTGGCTCCATGCTGGGAATTCTGTATCGCCGTGTTCGCCAAGGATGTAACCATGGACGTTACGAGCATCTACTTTTAGATAGTCGGCAATTGACATACGGAAACGTGCTGTATCAAGGCTTGTTCCAGAACCGATAACACGTTCTTTTGGAAGACCTGAGAATTTCCATGTAGCGTAAGTTAAGATATCTACTGGGTTAGAAGCGATTAAGAAGATACCGTCAAATCCGCTAGCCATTACTTCATCCACGATGCCTTTCATGATTTTAATATTACGATTTACTAAATCTAAACGAGTTTCACCAGGTTTTTGTGCAGTCCCGGCAGTTACAACAACTAAGTCCGCATCGTGGCAGTCGCTATAATTTGCTGAGTAGATTTTCTTAGGTGTAGAAAATGGAACGGCATGACTTAAATCCATTGCATCCCCAATAGTTCTGTCTTTATCTATGTCAATGATACCAAATTCTTGTCCAATGCTTAAGTTTACACAAGCAAATGCGTAACTAGAACCAACTGCTCCGTCGCCAACTAAAATAATTTTTTGATGATCTTTCATTTCGAATTCCTCCTATAAAAAATCTATTTACTAGTACAGTATAACATGAATTTTTCATTTGTGAAGCGTTGAACGTCCTGAATTTAAAAAAGTTGTTATAATAAATTTGTGAAAACGCTATAGTACAGTTTGGAAGCGTCCACATTAGCGAATAGCCGCTATTTTCTGTTTACCTTTTATTGAGAATTATAAACCTTACAAATCAAAATTAGGCTATTTCTTTGTTTTGCTATTTTTCTAAAGGGTAGATATAATGTAGATGTACCAAAATTGAATGAGTGGAGTGATTTTTTATGGCAACAACATTAGAGGTCCAGAAAAGAGAAACAACGCAACATTCAGAAGTAACGAGATTGCGTAGTGAAGGAAAAGTACCTGGAATTATTTATGGCTACAAATCGGAAAATGTTCCAGTTTCCGTTGATTCTTTGGAATTAATCAAAGCAGTTCGTGACAATGGTCGTAACGCCGTATTTTCAGTTACTGTGGACGGCAAGAAATTAAACGTTTTATTACATGAATATCAAGTAGATCCGTTAAAAGACGTATTAGTACACGTTGATTTACTAGCGGTTGATATGAATGAAGAAGTTGAGACAGATGTTCGTGTGGTATTAGTTGGGGATGCACCGGGAGTTAAAGCTGGCGGCGTACTACAACAAATTATCCATGATGTAAAAGTTTCAGCAACACCAGAAAAATTACCAGAAACAATTGAATTAGACATTTCTTCATTAGAAATCGGTGATGTTTTAACAACGAACGACCTTCCGGAAAACAAAGACTATGTCGTGCAAGCGGAGGAAGAAGAAACAGTAGTAACTGTATCTGCTCCACGTGCGGAAGAAGAACCAACGACTACGGAAGCACCTGAACCAGAAGCTGTACATGGTAAAGATGAAGAACCTGTTGAATAATTTTGAATAAATAAGGATGGAAGATTCGCATTTGTTTGCGATATCTTCCATTTTTTTTGTTATAATGGTTTCGAGAAGGAGGCGTTTATATGCTTGATAAGTCAGTACCGCACATTTCTGCTATTATGGTCAATCACGATGCTACAAATTATCCGGAGTTTCATTTACCTGAGGGATATTCTTTTTGCTTTTATAAAGATGGTTTGGAAGAAGACTGGTGTAGATTGCAATTAGAAACGGGTCAAGTGCTTTCAATGGACAGTATTCGCGCTCGTTTTGAAACGGAATTCGGAAATGAAAAAGAAAAATTAGCCAAGCGTTGCGTCTTTGTAGAGGCGCCAAATGGTGAAATTATTGGAACGGCTATGCTTTGGGATGGAAATACATTCGGCGAGATGGCGAGTCGGATTCACTGGGTTGCAGTGCTTGATTCGCACGGTGGAAAAGGTATCGCGAAAGCCTTGTTATCCAAAATTCTCGGCTTGAATAAAAGTAGTTTTGTCTATTTAACTACGCAAACCGGAAGTTATCAAGCTATCTATTTATATCAGAAATTCGGTTTTGAAAAATACGTCGGAAAAACGCCGGAAAATTGGAAAACAGTCAATTTTCAAGAGGAAAAGGAAGCGGCCTGGCAAATTATCGAAAATAAAATTGCCGAACACCAAGCCTAGTTGGAAAACTTTCAACCAAGTGAAATCCATGTTATAATCAAAAAAACATCGAAACAAAAACCAGTTCATTCGTGAAGTGGTTTCGTTCATGTAAGGAGAAGCTTTTATGAAACTAATCG from Listeria monocytogenes ATCC 19117 encodes the following:
- the actA gene encoding actin assembly-inducing protein ActA — protein: MGLNRFMRAMMVVFITANCITINPDIIFAATDSEDSSLNTDEWEEEKTEEQPSEVNTGPRYETAREVSSRDIEELEKSNKVKNTNKADLIAMLKAKAEKGPNINNNNSEQSENVAINEEASGSDRPAIQVERRHPGLPSDSAAEIKKRRKAIASSDSELESLTYPDKPTKATKKKVAKASVTDTSESDLDSSMQSADESTPQPLKANQQPFFPKVFKKIKDAGKWVRDKIDENPEVKKAIVDKSAGLIDQLLTKKKNEEVNASDFPPPPTDEELRLALPETPMLLGFNAPATSEPSSFEFPPPPTDEELRLALPETPMLLGFNAPATSEPSSFEFPPPPTEDELEIMRETAPSLDSSFTSGDLASLRSAINRHSQNFSDFPPMPTEEELNGRGGIPTSEEFSSLNSGDFTDDENSETTEEEIDRLADLRDRGTGKHSRNAGFLPLNPFTSSPVPSLTPKVPKISAPALITDITKKAPFKNPPQPLNVFNKKTTTKTAPKKITPVNTAPKLAALPITKAQETELGENKAPFIEKQAETNNRPIDMPSLPVIQKEVTERNKEEMKPQTEEKVVGESEPANNVNGKKRSAGIEEGKLIAKSAEDEKAKEEPVNHTTLILAMLAIGVFSLGAVIKIIQLRKNS
- the plcB gene encoding phosphatidylcholine phospholipase C; this encodes MKFKKVVLGMCLTASVLVFPVTIKASACCDEYLKPPAAPHDIDSKLPHKLSWSADNPTNTDVNTHYWLFKQAEKILAKDVDHMRANLMNELKNFDKQIAQGIYDADHKNPYYDTSTFLSHFYNPDKDNTYLPGFANAKITGAKYFNQSVADYREGKFDTAFYKLGLAIHYYTDISQPMHANNFTAISYPPGYHCAYENYVDTIKHNYQATEDMVVKRFCSNDVKEWLYENAKRAKADYPKIVNAKTKKSYLVGNSEWKKDTVEPTGARLRDSQQTLAGFLEFWSKKTNE
- a CDS encoding DUF5502 family protein (This small protein, a possible lipoprotein, is found in Listeria monocytogenes.), with the protein product MYIKGGLIFFFVMFVIALCSVLILLIIKMSVWKEEPFNLSDAKEIECLGSCKIKNTNQKIHFFSIKKNLFEEEGNMAGILNEHERKGADKSIFIVILDDEKGIANEE
- a CDS encoding YehR family lipoprotein, which translates into the protein MKMLKKGTTVLFVMIMAVMLVACGDKEETKTYSLSQNGVDSKLTYTYKGDKVTKQTAENTMSYASLGVASKEDAEKMLKATSDKFQGIDGLKEKIEYKDDKAIETLEVDYTKISSEDMNKIPGMSSNGDTSKGISMEESAKMLESQGYKEVSK
- a CDS encoding putative heavy metal-binding protein; the encoded protein is MIVTTSPNIEGKQIIEYKKIVFGEVITGVNFMKDIGAGLRNFFGGRSQGYEDELINAREEAIREMEQRAKDIGANAVIGVDIDYEVLGADNGMLMVTASGTAVVIEAQDY
- a CDS encoding DNA alkylation repair protein; protein product: MLFLLYLIYSRGVTRTITFDQLNTELQALENPNTIKIFRNHGCPDSLDLYGLKIGDLKKIIRREKLTKNHELAVELIESNNSDLIYLGLLAINPDKITTEQIEKWNIIFRETWSQLTFGLASIVSKRDDALLFAKTWIESDYDLTKSMGWQIYSEHINNLPEAEALLQRAKETLQTETNRTRYSMNGFIITCGIYKDDLHEKAMEAAKSVGKVHVNLGNTACKVPDAISYIEKARNRTK
- a CDS encoding L-lactate dehydrogenase, producing MKDHQKIILVGDGAVGSSYAFACVNLSIGQEFGIIDIDKDRTIGDAMDLSHAVPFSTPKKIYSANYSDCHDADLVVVTAGTAQKPGETRLDLVNRNIKIMKGIVDEVMASGFDGIFLIASNPVDILTYATWKFSGLPKERVIGSGTSLDTARFRMSIADYLKVDARNVHGYILGEHGDTEFPAWSHTTVGGLPITEWISEDEQGAMDTIFVSVRDAAYEIINKKGATFYGVAAALARITKAILNNENAILPLSVYLDGHYGMNDIYIGAPAVVNRQGVRHIVEMNLNDKEKEQMKNSADTLKKVLDDAMKQID
- a CDS encoding 50S ribosomal protein L25/general stress protein Ctc, whose protein sequence is MATTLEVQKRETTQHSEVTRLRSEGKVPGIIYGYKSENVPVSVDSLELIKAVRDNGRNAVFSVTVDGKKLNVLLHEYQVDPLKDVLVHVDLLAVDMNEEVETDVRVVLVGDAPGVKAGGVLQQIIHDVKVSATPEKLPETIELDISSLEIGDVLTTNDLPENKDYVVQAEEEETVVTVSAPRAEEEPTTTEAPEPEAVHGKDEEPVE
- a CDS encoding GNAT family N-acetyltransferase is translated as MLDKSVPHISAIMVNHDATNYPEFHLPEGYSFCFYKDGLEEDWCRLQLETGQVLSMDSIRARFETEFGNEKEKLAKRCVFVEAPNGEIIGTAMLWDGNTFGEMASRIHWVAVLDSHGGKGIAKALLSKILGLNKSSFVYLTTQTGSYQAIYLYQKFGFEKYVGKTPENWKTVNFQEEKEAAWQIIENKIAEHQA